One segment of Tenrec ecaudatus isolate mTenEca1 chromosome 1, mTenEca1.hap1, whole genome shotgun sequence DNA contains the following:
- the UQCR11 gene encoding cytochrome b-c1 complex subunit 10 → MLTRFLGPRYRELAKNWLPTAGMWASVGSVGLVWATDWRLILDWVPYINGKFKNDD, encoded by the exons ATGCTCACCAGGTTCCTGGGCCCGCGCTACCGGGAGCTGGCGAAGAATTG GCTGCCCACGGCAGGCATGTGGGCCTCTGTGGGTTCCGTGGGGCTAGTGTGGGCCACCGACTGGCGGCTGATCCTGGACTGGGTCCCCTACATTAACGGCAAGTTTAAGAACGACGACtga
- the MBD3 gene encoding methyl-CpG-binding domain protein 3 isoform X2, with the protein MERKRWECPALPQGWEREEVPRRSGLSAGHRDVFYYSPSGKKFRSKPQLARYLGGSVDLSTFDFRTGRMLMGKVNRSRQRVRYDSASQAKGKPDLNTALPVRQTASIFKQPVTKITNHPSNKVKSDPQKAVEQPRQLFWEKKLSGLNAFDIAEELVRTMDLPKGLQGVGPGCTDETLLSAIASALHTSTMPITGQLSAAVEKNPGVWLNTTQPLCKAFMVTDEDIRKQEELVQQVRKRLEEALMADMLAHVEELARDGETPLGKGGMDEDDDEDDDDDDEEPDPDQELEHA; encoded by the exons ATGGAGCGGAAGAGGTGGGAGTGCCCGGCGCTCCCGCAGGGCTGGGAGAGGGAAGAAGTGCCCAGAAGGTCGGGGCTGTCGGCCGGCCACAGGGATGTCTTTTACTATAG CCCCAGTGGGAAGAAGTTCCGGAGCAAGCCTCAGCTGGCGCGTTATTTGGGTGGCTCTGTAGACCTGAGCACCTTTGACTTCCGGACGGGCCGGATGCTGATGGGCAAGGTAAACCGGAGCCGGCAACGAGTGCGATACGATTCGGCCAGCCAAGCCAAG GGCAAACCTGACCTGAACACGGCCCTCCCCGTGCGGCAGACTGCGTCCATCTTCAAGCAGCCGGTTACCAAGATCACCAACCACCCGAGCAACAAAGTGAAGAGCGACCCCCAGAAGGCTGTGGAGCAGCCCCGGCAg CTTTTCTGGGAAAAGAAGCTGAGTGGTCTGAACGCCTTTGACATCGCTGAGGAGCTCGTGAGGACCATGGACCTCCCCAAGGGCCTGCAAG GGGTGGGGCCCGGCTGCACCGATGAGACCCTGCTGTCAGCTATTGCCAGCGCCCTGCACACCAGCACAATGCCCATCACCGGGCAGCTCTCAGCCGCTGTGGAGAAGAACCCCGGTGTGTGGCTCAACACCACCCAGCCCCTATGCAAGGCCTTCATGGTGACCGATGAGGACATCAG GAAGCAGGAGGAACTGGTGCAGCAGGTGCGGAAGCGGCTGGAGGAGGCCCTAATGGCCGACATGCTGGCCCATGTGGAGGAGCTGGCACGGGACGGTGAGACACCTCTAGGCAAGGGTGGCATGGACGAGGATGATGATGAGGACGACGACGACGATGATGAGGAGCCTGACCCAGACCAGGAGCTGGAGCATGCCTAG
- the MBD3 gene encoding methyl-CpG-binding domain protein 3 isoform X3: MERKRWECPALPQGWEREEVPRRSGLSAGHRDVFYYSPSGKKFRSKPQLARYLGGSVDLSTFDFRTGRMLMGKVNRSRQRVRYDSASQAKTASIFKQPVTKITNHPSNKVKSDPQKAVEQPRQLFWEKKLSGLNAFDIAEELVRTMDLPKGLQGVGPGCTDETLLSAIASALHTSTMPITGQLSAAVEKNPGVWLNTTQPLCKAFMVTDEDIRPVLCPRKQEELVQQVRKRLEEALMADMLAHVEELARDGETPLGKGGMDEDDDEDDDDDDEEPDPDQELEHA, from the exons ATGGAGCGGAAGAGGTGGGAGTGCCCGGCGCTCCCGCAGGGCTGGGAGAGGGAAGAAGTGCCCAGAAGGTCGGGGCTGTCGGCCGGCCACAGGGATGTCTTTTACTATAG CCCCAGTGGGAAGAAGTTCCGGAGCAAGCCTCAGCTGGCGCGTTATTTGGGTGGCTCTGTAGACCTGAGCACCTTTGACTTCCGGACGGGCCGGATGCTGATGGGCAAGGTAAACCGGAGCCGGCAACGAGTGCGATACGATTCGGCCAGCCAAGCCAAG ACTGCGTCCATCTTCAAGCAGCCGGTTACCAAGATCACCAACCACCCGAGCAACAAAGTGAAGAGCGACCCCCAGAAGGCTGTGGAGCAGCCCCGGCAg CTTTTCTGGGAAAAGAAGCTGAGTGGTCTGAACGCCTTTGACATCGCTGAGGAGCTCGTGAGGACCATGGACCTCCCCAAGGGCCTGCAAG GGGTGGGGCCCGGCTGCACCGATGAGACCCTGCTGTCAGCTATTGCCAGCGCCCTGCACACCAGCACAATGCCCATCACCGGGCAGCTCTCAGCCGCTGTGGAGAAGAACCCCGGTGTGTGGCTCAACACCACCCAGCCCCTATGCAAGGCCTTCATGGTGACCGATGAGGACATCAG GCCTGTCCTGTGTCCCAGGAAGCAGGAGGAACTGGTGCAGCAGGTGCGGAAGCGGCTGGAGGAGGCCCTAATGGCCGACATGCTGGCCCATGTGGAGGAGCTGGCACGGGACGGTGAGACACCTCTAGGCAAGGGTGGCATGGACGAGGATGATGATGAGGACGACGACGACGATGATGAGGAGCCTGACCCAGACCAGGAGCTGGAGCATGCCTAG
- the MBD3 gene encoding methyl-CpG-binding domain protein 3 isoform X1, translating to MERKRWECPALPQGWEREEVPRRSGLSAGHRDVFYYSPSGKKFRSKPQLARYLGGSVDLSTFDFRTGRMLMGKVNRSRQRVRYDSASQAKGKPDLNTALPVRQTASIFKQPVTKITNHPSNKVKSDPQKAVEQPRQLFWEKKLSGLNAFDIAEELVRTMDLPKGLQGVGPGCTDETLLSAIASALHTSTMPITGQLSAAVEKNPGVWLNTTQPLCKAFMVTDEDIRPVLCPRKQEELVQQVRKRLEEALMADMLAHVEELARDGETPLGKGGMDEDDDEDDDDDDEEPDPDQELEHA from the exons ATGGAGCGGAAGAGGTGGGAGTGCCCGGCGCTCCCGCAGGGCTGGGAGAGGGAAGAAGTGCCCAGAAGGTCGGGGCTGTCGGCCGGCCACAGGGATGTCTTTTACTATAG CCCCAGTGGGAAGAAGTTCCGGAGCAAGCCTCAGCTGGCGCGTTATTTGGGTGGCTCTGTAGACCTGAGCACCTTTGACTTCCGGACGGGCCGGATGCTGATGGGCAAGGTAAACCGGAGCCGGCAACGAGTGCGATACGATTCGGCCAGCCAAGCCAAG GGCAAACCTGACCTGAACACGGCCCTCCCCGTGCGGCAGACTGCGTCCATCTTCAAGCAGCCGGTTACCAAGATCACCAACCACCCGAGCAACAAAGTGAAGAGCGACCCCCAGAAGGCTGTGGAGCAGCCCCGGCAg CTTTTCTGGGAAAAGAAGCTGAGTGGTCTGAACGCCTTTGACATCGCTGAGGAGCTCGTGAGGACCATGGACCTCCCCAAGGGCCTGCAAG GGGTGGGGCCCGGCTGCACCGATGAGACCCTGCTGTCAGCTATTGCCAGCGCCCTGCACACCAGCACAATGCCCATCACCGGGCAGCTCTCAGCCGCTGTGGAGAAGAACCCCGGTGTGTGGCTCAACACCACCCAGCCCCTATGCAAGGCCTTCATGGTGACCGATGAGGACATCAG GCCTGTCCTGTGTCCCAGGAAGCAGGAGGAACTGGTGCAGCAGGTGCGGAAGCGGCTGGAGGAGGCCCTAATGGCCGACATGCTGGCCCATGTGGAGGAGCTGGCACGGGACGGTGAGACACCTCTAGGCAAGGGTGGCATGGACGAGGATGATGATGAGGACGACGACGACGATGATGAGGAGCCTGACCCAGACCAGGAGCTGGAGCATGCCTAG
- the MBD3 gene encoding methyl-CpG-binding domain protein 3 isoform X5 → MERKSPSGKKFRSKPQLARYLGGSVDLSTFDFRTGRMLMGKVNRSRQRVRYDSASQAKGKPDLNTALPVRQTASIFKQPVTKITNHPSNKVKSDPQKAVEQPRQLFWEKKLSGLNAFDIAEELVRTMDLPKGLQGVGPGCTDETLLSAIASALHTSTMPITGQLSAAVEKNPGVWLNTTQPLCKAFMVTDEDIRKQEELVQQVRKRLEEALMADMLAHVEELARDGETPLGKGGMDEDDDEDDDDDDEEPDPDQELEHA, encoded by the exons ATGGAGCGGAAGAG CCCCAGTGGGAAGAAGTTCCGGAGCAAGCCTCAGCTGGCGCGTTATTTGGGTGGCTCTGTAGACCTGAGCACCTTTGACTTCCGGACGGGCCGGATGCTGATGGGCAAGGTAAACCGGAGCCGGCAACGAGTGCGATACGATTCGGCCAGCCAAGCCAAG GGCAAACCTGACCTGAACACGGCCCTCCCCGTGCGGCAGACTGCGTCCATCTTCAAGCAGCCGGTTACCAAGATCACCAACCACCCGAGCAACAAAGTGAAGAGCGACCCCCAGAAGGCTGTGGAGCAGCCCCGGCAg CTTTTCTGGGAAAAGAAGCTGAGTGGTCTGAACGCCTTTGACATCGCTGAGGAGCTCGTGAGGACCATGGACCTCCCCAAGGGCCTGCAAG GGGTGGGGCCCGGCTGCACCGATGAGACCCTGCTGTCAGCTATTGCCAGCGCCCTGCACACCAGCACAATGCCCATCACCGGGCAGCTCTCAGCCGCTGTGGAGAAGAACCCCGGTGTGTGGCTCAACACCACCCAGCCCCTATGCAAGGCCTTCATGGTGACCGATGAGGACATCAG GAAGCAGGAGGAACTGGTGCAGCAGGTGCGGAAGCGGCTGGAGGAGGCCCTAATGGCCGACATGCTGGCCCATGTGGAGGAGCTGGCACGGGACGGTGAGACACCTCTAGGCAAGGGTGGCATGGACGAGGATGATGATGAGGACGACGACGACGATGATGAGGAGCCTGACCCAGACCAGGAGCTGGAGCATGCCTAG
- the MBD3 gene encoding methyl-CpG-binding domain protein 3 isoform X4 has product MERKSPSGKKFRSKPQLARYLGGSVDLSTFDFRTGRMLMGKVNRSRQRVRYDSASQAKGKPDLNTALPVRQTASIFKQPVTKITNHPSNKVKSDPQKAVEQPRQLFWEKKLSGLNAFDIAEELVRTMDLPKGLQGVGPGCTDETLLSAIASALHTSTMPITGQLSAAVEKNPGVWLNTTQPLCKAFMVTDEDIRPVLCPRKQEELVQQVRKRLEEALMADMLAHVEELARDGETPLGKGGMDEDDDEDDDDDDEEPDPDQELEHA; this is encoded by the exons ATGGAGCGGAAGAG CCCCAGTGGGAAGAAGTTCCGGAGCAAGCCTCAGCTGGCGCGTTATTTGGGTGGCTCTGTAGACCTGAGCACCTTTGACTTCCGGACGGGCCGGATGCTGATGGGCAAGGTAAACCGGAGCCGGCAACGAGTGCGATACGATTCGGCCAGCCAAGCCAAG GGCAAACCTGACCTGAACACGGCCCTCCCCGTGCGGCAGACTGCGTCCATCTTCAAGCAGCCGGTTACCAAGATCACCAACCACCCGAGCAACAAAGTGAAGAGCGACCCCCAGAAGGCTGTGGAGCAGCCCCGGCAg CTTTTCTGGGAAAAGAAGCTGAGTGGTCTGAACGCCTTTGACATCGCTGAGGAGCTCGTGAGGACCATGGACCTCCCCAAGGGCCTGCAAG GGGTGGGGCCCGGCTGCACCGATGAGACCCTGCTGTCAGCTATTGCCAGCGCCCTGCACACCAGCACAATGCCCATCACCGGGCAGCTCTCAGCCGCTGTGGAGAAGAACCCCGGTGTGTGGCTCAACACCACCCAGCCCCTATGCAAGGCCTTCATGGTGACCGATGAGGACATCAG GCCTGTCCTGTGTCCCAGGAAGCAGGAGGAACTGGTGCAGCAGGTGCGGAAGCGGCTGGAGGAGGCCCTAATGGCCGACATGCTGGCCCATGTGGAGGAGCTGGCACGGGACGGTGAGACACCTCTAGGCAAGGGTGGCATGGACGAGGATGATGATGAGGACGACGACGACGATGATGAGGAGCCTGACCCAGACCAGGAGCTGGAGCATGCCTAG